From a region of the Podospora pseudopauciseta strain CBS 411.78 chromosome 7 map unlocalized CBS411.78m_7, whole genome shotgun sequence genome:
- a CDS encoding uncharacterized protein (CAZy:GH1; EggNog:ENOG503NYFB; COG:G), whose protein sequence is MSLPSDFLWGFATAAYQIEGSADVDGRGPSIWDTFCAIPGKIADGSSGAVACDSYKRTKEDIDLLKSLGAKAYRFSISWSRVIPLGGRNDPVNQKGLDHYVKFVDDLLEAGITPFITLFHWDLPDALDKRYGGFLNKEEFTADFENYARVLFKAIPKCKHWITFNEPWCTSILGYNSGYFAPGHTSDRTRSAVGDSARECWIVGHNILIAHGKAVKVYREEFKPVNGGEIGITLNGDAVLPWDPEDPADVEACDRKIEFAISWFADPIYFGKYPDSMLKQLGDRLPTFTPEEVALVKGSNDFYGMNHYTANYIKHKTGTPPDDDFLGNLETLFYSKSGECIGPETQSFWLRPHAQGFRDLLNWLSKRYGYPKIYVTENGTSLKGENDMSLEQIVEDDFRVKYFDDYVHAMAKAFSEDGVNVRGYLAWSLMDNFEWAEGYETRFGVTYVDYENDQKRYPKKSAKAMKPLFESLIKKE, encoded by the exons ATGTCTCTTCCCAGTGATTTCCTGTGGGGTTTCGCTACCGCTGC GTACCAGATCGAGGGTTCCGCTGATGTCGATGGCCGTGGCCCCTCCATTTGGGACACCTTCTGTGCCATCCCCGGCAAGATCGCTGATGGCAGCTCCGGTGCCGTCGCTTGTGACTCGTACAAGCGCACCAAGGAGGACATTGACCTCCTGAAGTCGTTGGGCGCCAAGGCCTACcgcttctccatctcctggTCCCGCGTCATCCCCCTCGGTGGCCGCAACGACCCCGTCAACCAGAAAGGTCTTGACCACTATGTCAAGTTCGTCGATGACCTCCTCGAGGCCGGCATCACCCccttcatcaccctcttccacTGGGATCTCCCCGACGCCCTCGACAAGCGCTACGGCGGCTTCCTCAACAAGGAGGAGTTCACCGCCGACTTTGAGAACTACGCCCGCGTCCTCTTCAAGGCCATCCCCAAGTGCAAGCACTGGATCACCTTCAACGAGCCCTGGTGCACCTCCATCCTCGGCTACAACTCTGGCTACTTCGCCCCCGGCCACACCTCTGACCGCACCCGCTCCGCCGTCGGCGACAGCGCCCGCGAGTGCTGGATCGTCGGccacaacatcctcatcgcccacGGCAAGGCCGTCAAGGTCTACCGCGAGGAGTTCAAGCCCGTCAACGGCGGCGAGATCGGCATCACGCTGAACGGCGACGCCGTCCTCCCCTGGGACCCCGAGGACCCCGCCGACGTCGAGGCCTGCGACCGCAAGATCGAGTTCGCCATTTCGTGGTTTGCCGACCCCATCTACTTTGGCAAGTACCCCGACTCGATGCTCAAGCAGCTCGGCGACCGCCTCCCCACTTTCACTCCTGAGGAGGTTGCGCTCGTCAAGGGCTCCAACGACTTTTATGGCATGAACCACTACACGGCCAACTACATCAAGCACAAGACCGGCACCCCTCCTGACGACGACTTCCTCGGCAACCTCGAGACGCTCTTCTACTCCAAGAGCGGCGAGTGCATCGGCCCCGAGACGCAGTCCTTCTGGCTCCGCCCCCACGCCCAGGGTTTCCGGGACTTGCTCAACTGGCTGAGCAAGAGGTACGGCTACCCCAAGATCTACGTCACCGAGAACGGCACCTCGCTCAAGGGCGAGAACGACATGAGCCTGGAGCAGATTGTCGAGGACGACTTTAGAGTCAAGTACTTTGACGACTATGTCCACGCCATGGCCAAGGCCTTCTCCGAGGATGGCGTCAACGTCCGGGGTTACCTGGCCTGGTCGCTGATGGACAACTTTGAGTGGGCTGAGGGGTACGAGACGAGGTTTGGTGTGACGTATGTCGACTATGAGAATGATCAGAAGAGATACCCCAAGAAGAGCGCCAAGGCGATGAAGCCGCTGTTTGAGAGCTTGATTAAGAAGGAGTAA
- a CDS encoding uncharacterized protein (EggNog:ENOG503P374), which produces MSLLHGGCQCGRNIYIVQFPKQETPSSSTGSQAARLLFNQRHPFTPLLRVPLSSYRSLTLPVLPDESHSLIHRSYTPPNAPNTLHTFCGYCGTPLSYHTSSPEGEGEYIQVTVNSLWESDLSKIDNLTGTSPGDSDAEEEGKGQTGDDGLEVKRGSDWFEGLVEGSRLGRLRRREMRRVVREERGARGVRRVEYEISEWVDGEELEGETEGEGGRKRKFELAEGGGGREMGR; this is translated from the exons AtgtccctcctccacggcgGCTGCCAATGCGGTCGGAATATCTACATTGTGCAATTCCCCAAACAAGAAACACCGTCTTCTTCGACGGGTAGTCAAGCTGCTCGTCTGCTGTTTAATCAAC GccaccccttcacccccctcctccgcgtCCCCCTCTCGTCATACcgctccctcaccctccccgtcctcccaGACGAGTCCCACTCGTTGATTCACCGGTCTTATACACCCCCCAACGCACCGAATACTCTGCATACGTTTTGCGGGTACTGCGGGACGCCGCTGTCGTATCACACTTCGAGtcctgagggggagggggagtataTACAAGTTACTGTCAACTCCCTCTGGGAGAGCGATTTGAGCAAGATTGATAACCTGACTGGTACGTCGCCTGGTGATAGtgatgctgaggaggagggaaagggacaaacgggggatgatgggttggaggtgaagagggggagtgattggtttgaggggttggtggaggggagtagattggggaggttgaggagacgggagatgaggagggttgtgagggaagagaggggaGCCCGGGGGGTTAGAAGGGTTGAGTATGAGATTAGCGAGTGGGTCgatggggaggagctggagggggagactgagggggaaggggggaggaagaggaagtttgagttggcggaggggggtggtgggagggagatgggccgttga
- a CDS encoding uncharacterized protein (COG:S; EggNog:ENOG503P2FD), whose protein sequence is MRQPPPDRPSTQTRSPFRTRGTPFHRPLQRTSPARLWNPTNSTPRTPTSSDGTARRRRAPSSPPPPPVPLTVTPATAEEPSRAAAGEHPLLQSPEQRPRQSISNRISLHLERNAGAEQRISLPPSVRATPSPSPVEACHPGPSFLRQQPPSQHLFSVSEFRKTRSRGQSISSRLRVPFGLSFDQSTAKHQRGDSKGKGKGKEVMAPPPLPSQPDNNVGAGDRYSRDLERGPDVANPRLSMASRMSGIGSEMSSDSSIMGDPDEQPDNGEEWGPQHPCYPHLNPHVPIDSPEYTTTRIIRIRRDWLLEGDLAPTFSNLYPDILDPAGVSEQEFRRVIEKLNSELVPAFSAYNWRNILDGVLGLATGWLWDDFGLTGVKSRLKGLEKWIEEWNKEMEKTVRADHPGDEGGNVIPPKIVPLRRTGYMSLDIQIPDPEIAPASPTMSGASGGEGDGQPQVPDLTVPPPALTA, encoded by the exons ATGCGTCAACCGCCGCCCGACCGACCCAGCACACAAACACGA TCTCCATTCCGGACCCGCGGTACCCCTTTCCACCGACCACTCCAACGAACCTCGCCTGCCCGTCTGTGGAACCCCACCAACTCGACCCCGAGAACACCAACCTCTTCCGACGGCACTGCTCGCAGACGCCGTGCTCcgtcttcacctcctcctccgcccgtCCCGCTGACAGTTACCCCTGCCACTGCCGAGGAGCCCAGCAGGGCCGCCGCTGGTGAGCACCCACTTTTACAGAGTCCCGAACAGCGACCGCGTCAATCCATCTCGAACCGGATCAGTCTTCATCTCGAACGCAACGCCGGCGCCGAGCAGCGCATCAGCCTTCCGCCATCGGTTCGCGCCAcaccttcaccctcgccgGTCGAGGCTTGCCATCCAGGGCCATCCTTTTTGCGGCAACAGCCCCCATCCCAGCACCTCTTCTCCGTGTCCGAATTCCGAAAAACCAGAAGCCGCGGCCAGAGCATCTCGTCACGTCTTCGAGTACCATTCGGTCTCAGTTTTGATCAATCGACAGCGAAACACCAGAGGGGAGACAGCaaaggaaaagggaaagGCAAAGAAGTCATGGCGCCACCACCATTACCGTCCCAGCCGGACAACAATGTCGGCGCAGGAGATCGTTACTCCCGCGACCTGGAACGTGGGCCGGACGTGGCCAACCCGCGTCTGTCCATGGCCTCCCGCATGTCAGGCATCGGCTCCGAAATGTCATCTGACTCCTCCATCATGGGCGACCCAGATGAGCAACCTGACAATGGCGAGGAATGGGGCCCCCAACATCCCTGCTACCCACATCTGAACCCTCACGTGCCGATAGACTCGCCAGAATACACCACCACACGTATAATCCGCATCCGTAGGGACTGGCTGTTGGAAGGTGACCTCGCCCCGaccttctccaacctctaCCCGGACATCTTGGACCCAGCAGGAGTAAGCGAGCAGGAATTTAGGAGAGTAATAGAAAAACTCAACAGCGAGCTCGTGCCGGCCTTTAGCGCGTACAACTGGAGGAACATTTTGGACGGTGTACTCGGTTTGGCGacggggtggttgtgggaTGACTTTGGACTTACGGGGGTGAAGAGCAGgctgaaggggttggagaagtgGATTGAAGAGTGGAAtaaggagatggagaagacgGTGAGGGCGGATCACcctggggatgagggggggaATGTGATCCCGCCCAAGATTgtgccgttgaggaggacggggtACATGAGT CTTGATATTCAAATCCCCGATCCAGAAATCGCCCCGGCGTCGCCTACCATGTCTGGGGCCTCgggcggtgagggtgatgggcaACCGCAAGTACCAGACTTGACGGTTCCTCCCCCTGCTTTGACTGCTTAG
- a CDS encoding uncharacterized protein (EggNog:ENOG503NZT3): MRLASIIPPITTSRPPAEPRHWTSLPSHEGKHFFHIPVMNHRLRLTTSLDSCPGPSSQGISTALETMHEESESVHSGHRSPMSGGTAPSAFEDDRGRRRSSTFSVYSLNEAGRGLHDEILDPGPFIHRSEVSWGATLPLVFALLPALVGLVFKNGSSVITDLILLGLAAVFLHWSVTVPWKWYHASQQVREEEGSVVESAFQDDSGSDDAVSPRQQNPGPDEQQPSQPDPQTSKMDRRAKTASQALTLLGLLECAALLACFVAPGLAAWMLHHGRNHLSRGSEGLVSNFNLVIFFIAAEISPVSHFMKLIQAQTLHLQRLVHSNSNPYRQEKVTMNQWRELIARLDELETRGLTNAPSPVEADTRRVHASLVREVRNQIQPDIDALNRAVRRYEKKARVLAVHTEGKLRDLRQRVDDAISLSAVVAGRGRKGTEWDLVGWCLGGAVWVLMLPVREVIRGLAKVLAGVGWLMGIKEEGGDEVMRGKKKGEMDGSEVKGKGMGRETRRSGNASGSGASGGNGEMDGSVVKGKGVEKWMSGSRSGSGSGASGGRGYLGRRM, encoded by the coding sequence ATGCGTCTTGCCAGTATAATACCACCCATCACTACGTCACGCCCTCCAGCTGAACCGAGACACTGGACATCCCTGCCATCACATGAAGGGAAACATTTCTTCCATATCCCAGTCATGAATCATCGCCTCAGACTCACGACCTCGTTGGACTCATGCCCTGGTCCAAGTTCCCAGGGCATATCAACAGCCCTGGAAACCATGCACGAGGAGTCGGAGTCTGTCCACTCCGGGCACCGGTCACCAATGTCCGGTGGTACCGCCCCCAGCGCTTTCGAGGACGACCGCGGTCGACGTCGAAGCTCCACTTTCTCAGTGTACAGCTTGAACGAAGCCGGGCGTGGCCTTCACGATGAGATTCTCGATCCAGGGCCGTTTATACACCGAAGCGAGGTATCATGGGGAGCGACACTTCCCTTAGTATTTGCCCTCCTCCCGGCACTGGTCGGGCTAGTCTTCAAAAACGGCAGCTCGGTTATCACCGACCTCATTTTGTTGGGGCTGGCGGCCGTCTTTTTGCACTGGTCGGTAACGGTGCCGTGGAAGTGGTATCATGCGTCACAGCAGGttcgggaggaggaggggtcggtTGTGGAGAGTGCTTTTCAGGACGACAGCGGGAGCGATGATGCTGTCAGCCCTCGGCAACAAAACCCCGGGCCGGATGAACAACAGCCATCACAGCCAGATCCCCAGACCAGCAAGATGGACCGCCGCGCCAAAACCGCCAGCCAAGCCCTCACGCTGCTCGGTCTTCTGGAGTGTGCCGCTTTGTTGGCTTGCTTTGTCGCCCCCGGGTTGGCGGCTTGGATGCTCCACCACGGCCGGAACCATTTGTCGCGAGGctcggaggggttggtgtcaAACTTTAACCTTGTCATCTTTTTTATTGCGGCGGAGATATCGCCCGTGTCACACTTTATGAAGCTTATCCAGGCCCAGACGCTCCACCTCCAGAGACTGGTCCAcagcaactccaaccccTACCGGCAGGAAAAAGTCACGATGAATCAATGGAGGGAGTTGATTGCGAGGTTGGATGAACTCGAAACACGGGGACTGACCAATGCTCCGTCACCAGTGGAGGCAGACACGAGGCGGGTGCATGCCAGTCTTGTcagggaggtgaggaatCAGATACAGCCTGATATTGATGCGTTGAATAGAGCGGTTAGGAGGTATGAGAAGAAGGCTAGGGTCCTGGCGGTGCACACGGAGGGGAAGTTGAGGGATCTGAGGCAGAGGGTGGATGATGCTATTAGCTTGAGTGCTGTTGTTGCAGGGAGGGGGCGGAAGGGGACGGAGTGGGAtttggtggggtggtgtttggggggggCGGTTTGGGTTTTGATGTTGCCTGTCAGGGAGGTGATTAGGGGGTTGGCAAAGGTGTTGGCGGGTgtggggtggttgatggggattaaagaggaggggggggatgaagtcatgagggggaagaagaagggggagatggatggatcAGAGGTAAAAGGGAAAggaatggggagggagacgaggaggagcgggaATGCAAGTGGGAGTGGTGCTAGTGGGGGGAATGGCGAGATGGATGGATCAGTGGtaaaagggaaaggggtggaGAAGTGGATGAGTGGTAGTAGGAGTGGAAGCGGGAGTGGTGCCAGTGGGGGTAGGGGGTATCTTGGACGGAGGATGTGA